A genomic region of Lysinibacillus sp. 2017 contains the following coding sequences:
- the hemG gene encoding protoporphyrinogen oxidase has product MKTVVVVGGGITGLCTMHYLKRLMSEKQIDARLVLVEKNSYLGGKLHSEHAAGFIMETGADSMVARHPSVLELVKELDFESQLVYNETGISYIHTNNELHAIPAGSTFGIPMSVESLQSSTLISEEGKKRALQDLELPNTNFTKESSIGTFLEFFLGEEIVKKQIAPVLAGVYSGDLYQLSLASTLPYLVDYKNNYGSIIKGFEANRAQFEKAANKKFISFQNGLSAIIDRLEEMLPEVEIKKNTETKQINKQGAQYEVVLQDETILADVVVLAVPNETVKKVVDDEQLEQQFQKFTTASAITMYVGFDVPDSVLPADGTGFIVSHNSDLVCNASTWTSRKWKHTSAEGNLLVRLFYKNINPRYEELAAMNEEELTKVALEDIRLSLGIQAEPIVVNVTKWINQMPRYDLAHNEALSVVVKDLEARYPNLLLAGCSYFGVGIGACIENGKNTAQQIISRIQ; this is encoded by the coding sequence ATGAAAACAGTAGTAGTTGTAGGCGGCGGTATTACAGGTCTTTGCACAATGCATTATTTAAAACGCCTAATGAGTGAAAAGCAGATTGACGCGCGACTTGTATTGGTGGAAAAAAATAGTTATTTAGGTGGGAAGCTTCATTCGGAGCATGCAGCAGGCTTTATTATGGAAACAGGCGCAGATTCAATGGTAGCTCGTCATCCGAGTGTTTTAGAACTTGTGAAGGAACTTGATTTTGAATCGCAGCTTGTTTATAACGAAACTGGAATTTCTTATATTCATACGAATAATGAATTACATGCGATTCCAGCAGGTTCAACATTTGGCATTCCTATGAGTGTAGAGTCCTTACAATCAAGCACACTGATTTCAGAAGAAGGGAAAAAACGTGCGCTACAAGATTTAGAATTGCCAAATACGAATTTTACTAAAGAAAGCTCGATTGGCACATTTTTAGAATTCTTTTTAGGTGAAGAAATTGTCAAAAAACAAATTGCACCCGTATTAGCTGGTGTTTATTCAGGGGATTTATATCAATTAAGCTTAGCTTCAACATTGCCTTATTTAGTGGATTATAAAAACAATTACGGTTCGATTATTAAGGGCTTTGAAGCAAACCGCGCACAATTTGAAAAAGCAGCAAATAAAAAATTCATTTCATTCCAAAACGGGTTATCGGCGATTATCGATCGCTTAGAAGAGATGTTGCCAGAAGTAGAAATCAAAAAAAATACTGAAACGAAGCAAATTAACAAGCAAGGTGCGCAATATGAAGTTGTGCTACAAGATGAAACGATTTTAGCGGATGTTGTCGTACTTGCTGTGCCAAATGAAACGGTGAAAAAAGTAGTAGATGATGAACAGCTAGAGCAACAATTCCAAAAATTCACGACAGCATCAGCGATTACAATGTATGTAGGTTTTGACGTGCCAGACAGTGTCTTACCTGCAGATGGAACAGGCTTTATCGTTTCACATAATAGCGATTTAGTATGTAATGCCTCAACATGGACAAGCCGTAAATGGAAGCATACATCTGCTGAAGGAAATTTACTCGTACGATTATTTTATAAAAACATTAACCCGCGTTACGAAGAGCTTGCCGCGATGAATGAGGAAGAACTGACTAAAGTCGCCCTAGAAGATATTCGATTAAGCCTAGGTATTCAAGCAGAGCCAATCGTTGTCAATGTAACAAAATGGATCAATCAAATGCCGCGCTATGACTTAGCACACAATGAGGCATTAAGTGTTGTGGTAAAAGACTTAGAAGCACGTTATCCGAATTTATTATTAGCAGGCTGCTCTTATTTTGGGGTCGGCATTGGGGCATGTATTGAAAATGGAAAAAATACGGCACAACAAATTATTAGTCGAATTCAGTAA
- a CDS encoding globin-coupled sensor protein has product MFFKKKEDTNQEISIQDVKVRLEYSEGSSIKKQIKMLNLTEQDLKYLKVFKPHVDQNIDQIVDTFYRNLGMEASLIQIINEHSSVDRLKVTLKRHICEMFDGQIDEVYFMKRKKIAKVHVHIGLKTKWYIGAFQSLLIDFIRIIKTEIPNVEQRFNTIEAISKIINFEQQVVLEEYEDVVDRMKEKLEGEKNSVSNLIIESSSNLAAISEETNASFQLLTDQSDIMLSYAKKAIELSDVATDQANNGKVQIRQQAISMDAIQDSVVVISEEIDKLAEISKEMELTMGIVTNIANQTNLLALNAAIEAARAGEAGKGFGVVAGEVRKLSEQTKQSAINVEELLQNTNMRTTKLLESLKEIKESVQIGESSMKGTEEQFSAILESMVETKEQNNLVEQEVEQIGLTIGELGRAFDEVTHAADTLATVSQNLEN; this is encoded by the coding sequence ATGTTTTTTAAAAAAAAGGAAGATACTAATCAAGAAATATCGATTCAGGATGTAAAGGTAAGACTTGAATATTCAGAGGGATCATCGATAAAAAAACAAATTAAAATGTTAAATTTAACAGAACAAGATTTAAAATATTTAAAAGTATTTAAACCGCATGTGGACCAAAATATTGACCAAATTGTGGATACTTTTTATCGTAATTTAGGAATGGAAGCTAGCTTAATTCAAATTATTAACGAGCACAGTTCAGTGGATCGTTTAAAAGTTACATTGAAACGTCATATTTGTGAAATGTTTGACGGACAAATTGATGAAGTATATTTTATGAAACGCAAAAAAATTGCAAAAGTTCATGTTCATATTGGATTAAAAACAAAATGGTATATCGGTGCGTTCCAAAGTCTATTAATTGATTTTATTCGTATAATAAAGACGGAAATTCCAAATGTTGAACAGCGTTTTAATACAATTGAAGCGATTTCGAAAATTATAAATTTCGAGCAGCAAGTAGTTTTAGAAGAGTATGAAGATGTTGTGGATCGTATGAAAGAAAAGCTAGAAGGAGAAAAAAATAGTGTAAGTAATTTAATTATCGAATCTTCTTCTAATTTAGCTGCCATTTCCGAAGAGACAAACGCTTCGTTCCAACTACTAACGGATCAGTCTGATATTATGCTTTCTTATGCGAAAAAAGCAATTGAGCTTTCAGATGTTGCGACGGATCAGGCAAATAATGGTAAAGTTCAAATCCGGCAGCAAGCCATTAGCATGGATGCGATTCAAGATTCCGTTGTCGTTATTTCAGAGGAAATTGACAAACTAGCGGAAATTTCAAAAGAGATGGAATTGACGATGGGGATTGTAACAAATATCGCCAACCAAACGAATTTGTTAGCGTTAAATGCAGCTATTGAAGCGGCCCGTGCTGGAGAAGCGGGAAAAGGCTTTGGGGTTGTTGCCGGTGAAGTAAGGAAGTTATCAGAGCAAACGAAGCAATCGGCGATTAATGTTGAAGAGCTCCTTCAAAATACCAATATGCGTACGACAAAACTACTTGAATCATTAAAAGAAATTAAAGAATCGGTTCAAATAGGTGAGTCAAGTATGAAGGGTACAGAAGAACAGTTCTCAGCCATTCTAGAATCGATGGTTGAAACGAAAGAACAAAATAATTTAGTAGAACAAGAAGTAGAGCAAATCGGTTTAACCATAGGAGAACTTGGTCGTGCATTTGATGAAGTCACACATGCAGCCGATACATTAGCTACGGTTTCACAAAACTTAGAAAACTAA
- a CDS encoding alpha/beta hydrolase, whose translation MKRFFKWFAISLLCLVTVSVAGMYIWSQQTLAPTNELTSQINIEEIVDDEGNVILLPNDEIKAGIVLYPGAKVENTAYSYYGKKLADAGYAVFIPKLRLNFAIMDQDAAANFIEHYPEIKTWYVGGHSLGGVAASSFANENASVKGLILLASYPSNGTNLSDESLNVISIYSEKDGLTEISDIENSKSRLPLTAKYVEITGGNHAQFGIYGEQKGDKQADISALDQQNKMVEETLLWLENNG comes from the coding sequence ATGAAAAGATTTTTTAAATGGTTTGCAATTAGCTTACTTTGTTTAGTCACTGTTAGTGTAGCAGGCATGTATATTTGGTCACAGCAAACGCTTGCGCCAACTAACGAGTTAACTAGTCAAATTAATATAGAAGAAATTGTCGATGACGAAGGGAATGTCATTTTACTACCAAATGATGAAATAAAGGCGGGAATCGTTTTATATCCTGGAGCAAAAGTAGAAAATACTGCGTATAGTTATTACGGGAAAAAGTTGGCGGATGCAGGTTATGCTGTGTTCATTCCCAAGTTACGTCTGAATTTCGCCATTATGGATCAAGATGCAGCAGCAAACTTTATCGAGCACTATCCAGAAATCAAAACTTGGTATGTAGGCGGCCATTCGTTAGGCGGTGTAGCAGCGTCATCATTTGCGAATGAAAATGCATCCGTGAAAGGTTTAATTTTACTGGCTTCTTATCCAAGCAATGGAACAAATCTATCAGACGAATCACTTAATGTTATTTCAATATATAGTGAAAAAGATGGACTCACAGAAATATCTGATATAGAAAATTCAAAAAGTAGGTTACCTTTGACTGCAAAGTATGTAGAAATAACGGGTGGTAATCACGCTCAATTTGGAATTTATGGGGAACAAAAAGGGGATAAACAAGCGGATATATCCGCTTTAGACCAACAAAATAAAATGGTTGAAGAGACATTACTTTGGTTGGAAAATAACGGTTAA
- a CDS encoding tetratricopeptide repeat protein, translating to MDEQQFERFVQEVAPLESVTYWLTQFEQAKSKQIQAMINVALLYKQHKNYDEMYALLDEATLMEDPYAFYELANCYFESLGNRGNEQLAFELYERAALLDHADAMNNLADMYFNGEGTEVDERKAFEWFTKAAHVGVAEAKYTLGIMYEQGIGTEQSDEFALQHYEQSAIEGYAEAMYRMGMIYFTGELGQKQNTVHAFDWFLKAAEQFHVDAIFNVAYCYEMGEGTTQNEENAIHYYKQASMLGDYEASNKLAGIYELRKSEQANKWRKKAIEQFNNEEM from the coding sequence ATGGATGAACAACAGTTTGAACGTTTCGTACAAGAGGTGGCACCATTAGAAAGTGTCACGTACTGGCTCACACAATTTGAACAGGCAAAAAGCAAACAAATTCAAGCAATGATAAATGTCGCATTATTATACAAGCAACACAAGAACTATGATGAAATGTATGCATTGTTAGACGAAGCCACTTTAATGGAAGATCCGTATGCATTTTATGAATTAGCCAATTGTTATTTTGAATCGCTCGGTAACAGGGGGAACGAACAACTAGCATTTGAACTTTACGAACGTGCCGCTTTATTAGATCATGCGGATGCAATGAATAATCTCGCAGATATGTATTTTAATGGCGAGGGTACAGAAGTAGATGAACGAAAAGCATTTGAGTGGTTTACAAAAGCAGCTCATGTGGGAGTTGCTGAGGCAAAGTACACGTTAGGGATTATGTACGAACAAGGCATAGGGACAGAACAAAGTGATGAATTCGCGCTACAACATTATGAACAATCCGCAATAGAAGGTTATGCGGAGGCGATGTATCGAATGGGTATGATTTATTTTACGGGGGAGCTTGGACAAAAGCAAAATACAGTACACGCATTTGATTGGTTTTTAAAGGCTGCGGAACAATTTCATGTAGATGCTATTTTTAATGTGGCCTATTGTTATGAAATGGGTGAAGGTACCACACAGAATGAGGAAAATGCGATTCATTATTATAAACAAGCTTCGATGCTCGGAGATTATGAGGCAAGCAATAAATTAGCTGGAATTTATGAACTACGTAAGAGCGAACAAGCAAATAAGTGGCGAAAAAAAGCTATAGAACAATTTAATAATGAAGAAATGTGA
- a CDS encoding LysR family transcriptional regulator: protein MEIEQLHYFKIVATMQHMTRAAEVLSISQPALSKSISNIEHVLGVPLFDREGRSIYLNRFGQLFLQSVNIILDEYERIKEEFEDIIKPGSGEVSFGFIHTLGMEMVPELIATTSKIFPNMQFSLTQATSLNLLKRLEEGAIDLCLSQKIESKVIEIVTEELFVEELFVIVPNTHPLAKRKTIRLEEIKSEPFIAIKKGNSLRQLVDEFFLNEGIELNTTFAAEEMHTVAGFVSAGMGVSLIPNIKGLDDYKVKRLKVDPPCYRSVGVSWAKNRYLPPAAMEFKQYLVDYFQNRKNQTNES from the coding sequence ATGGAGATTGAACAACTACACTATTTCAAAATCGTTGCTACGATGCAACATATGACACGTGCGGCGGAAGTTTTGTCGATTTCCCAACCGGCGTTAAGTAAGTCAATTTCGAACATTGAGCACGTTTTGGGTGTTCCATTATTTGATCGTGAAGGGCGTTCCATTTATTTAAATCGCTTTGGCCAACTTTTTTTGCAAAGCGTCAACATTATTTTAGACGAATATGAACGAATTAAAGAAGAATTTGAAGATATTATTAAACCAGGTTCAGGAGAAGTATCGTTTGGATTTATTCATACACTTGGTATGGAGATGGTTCCTGAACTCATAGCTACAACATCGAAAATCTTCCCAAATATGCAATTTTCCTTAACTCAAGCGACATCATTAAATTTATTAAAGCGCTTAGAAGAGGGCGCTATTGATTTATGCTTATCGCAAAAAATCGAATCCAAGGTCATTGAAATCGTGACAGAAGAGCTCTTTGTTGAAGAACTTTTTGTTATTGTACCAAATACCCATCCGCTTGCAAAAAGAAAGACAATTCGTTTGGAGGAAATTAAGTCAGAGCCCTTTATCGCGATTAAAAAAGGGAATTCGCTACGTCAATTAGTGGATGAATTTTTCCTAAATGAAGGAATAGAACTCAATACAACATTTGCGGCAGAAGAAATGCATACAGTTGCAGGCTTCGTAAGTGCAGGTATGGGGGTATCACTCATTCCAAATATTAAAGGATTAGATGATTATAAAGTAAAACGGTTGAAAGTGGATCCACCTTGTTATCGTTCTGTTGGGGTTTCATGGGCAAAAAATCGTTATTTACCTCCTGCAGCAATGGAATTCAAACAATACTTAGTGGACTATTTTCAAAATCGAAAAAATCAGACGAATGAAAGCTAG
- a CDS encoding carboxylesterase, whose protein sequence is MKLIAPKPFTIEAGKRAVLLLHGFTGNTNDVKRLGKYLADRNYTVHAPLYKGHGGGPDLLIQSSPIDWWNSVIEGYDELRNRGYEEIAVAGVSLGGIFSLKLGEERPTKAIVPMSAPAMSKNTDSLQNRIVDYAINYKKLAGTYDESVDSRSKIAELVKMPSLNYLQSLINDTSEKLNVIQTPVHILRGLEDDDYYCESADLIYNSVNSRIRSVKTFINSGHILTLGKERELVFEEIYRFFEGLKWND, encoded by the coding sequence ATGAAACTCATCGCGCCGAAACCTTTTACAATCGAAGCTGGAAAACGTGCTGTTTTATTACTACACGGTTTTACTGGTAACACAAATGATGTAAAACGTTTAGGGAAATACTTAGCTGATCGTAATTACACTGTACATGCACCATTATATAAAGGCCACGGTGGTGGTCCTGATTTATTGATTCAATCCAGTCCAATTGATTGGTGGAATAGTGTTATCGAGGGCTATGATGAACTTCGTAACCGTGGTTATGAAGAAATCGCGGTGGCTGGTGTTTCTCTTGGTGGAATCTTCTCATTAAAACTTGGTGAAGAACGTCCAACAAAGGCAATTGTTCCCATGTCTGCTCCTGCCATGTCAAAAAATACAGATAGCTTGCAAAATCGTATCGTCGATTATGCAATTAACTATAAAAAATTAGCTGGTACATACGATGAATCAGTTGATAGTCGCTCAAAAATTGCGGAGCTTGTTAAAATGCCTTCATTAAATTATTTACAAAGTCTAATAAACGATACAAGCGAAAAATTAAATGTCATCCAAACACCCGTACATATTTTACGTGGATTAGAAGATGATGACTATTATTGCGAAAGTGCAGACCTAATTTATAACTCTGTTAATTCCCGTATCAGGTCAGTGAAAACCTTCATTAACTCTGGCCATATTTTAACATTAGGGAAAGAGCGTGAATTAGTATTTGAAGAAATTTATCGTTTCTTTGAAGGCTTAAAATGGAACGACTAA
- a CDS encoding S-layer homology domain-containing protein: protein MKKFSVFATLLLVLQVVLPFSTNVQAETTEEQLNYLALGDSLAAGMNENHEIGYGYADFIALQYTDEVNQIQFNKGFSFPGYTTVNVLNDIQADVTKNIYDLDGPSQTTTTIHKAIKQADLISLSVGANDVLKYVNRSESGQFTFDLPAVLQTIQTVSANYEKIFAEIKKINPDADVIVMGLYNPYPYLQDAAIQTQLNTLVSTMNNAIKAVVEKNEGVFSEVADIIASNHLEYLPNPNNVHLGEAGYEVVAEKMMLDYVTAFLNDIDYDFEDIVPEEDIDFDYFPDISKHWAREYIIAAYDLGILKGYDDGTFKPSVSMSRVQVVSVLARAFDLKATTSAPFKDISQYDQQTQIEVAAAYEAGLIKENGGSFNPKGELTRAQLALMLLRLSNNLTGEEYTPTASMPFKDMAKYDDETKTAVNFLYESGIVEGTSATTFAPADKVTRAQLAKIIMLALSEQ, encoded by the coding sequence ATGAAAAAGTTTAGCGTTTTTGCAACATTATTATTAGTTTTACAAGTAGTGTTGCCGTTTTCAACAAATGTTCAAGCAGAGACAACAGAGGAACAACTAAATTATTTAGCACTTGGGGACTCGTTGGCAGCTGGTATGAATGAAAATCATGAAATTGGTTATGGTTATGCAGATTTTATTGCATTACAGTATACAGACGAAGTGAATCAAATTCAGTTCAATAAAGGATTTTCATTCCCAGGTTATACGACAGTGAACGTATTAAATGACATTCAAGCGGATGTAACGAAAAATATTTATGATTTAGATGGACCTTCACAAACTACAACGACAATTCATAAAGCGATTAAACAAGCAGATTTAATTTCGCTTAGTGTTGGTGCAAATGATGTTTTAAAATATGTGAATCGCTCAGAATCAGGACAATTTACTTTTGATTTGCCAGCTGTTTTACAAACAATTCAAACGGTATCAGCAAATTATGAGAAAATTTTTGCTGAAATCAAAAAAATAAATCCAGATGCTGATGTTATCGTTATGGGGCTATATAATCCATATCCATACTTACAAGATGCAGCAATTCAAACACAACTTAATACATTAGTTTCAACGATGAATAATGCCATTAAAGCCGTTGTTGAAAAAAATGAGGGTGTTTTCTCAGAGGTAGCAGATATTATCGCAAGTAATCATTTAGAATACTTACCAAATCCAAATAATGTGCATTTGGGTGAGGCAGGCTATGAAGTGGTTGCCGAAAAAATGATGCTAGATTATGTAACTGCATTTTTAAATGATATTGATTATGATTTTGAGGATATCGTACCAGAAGAAGACATCGATTTTGATTACTTCCCAGATATCTCAAAACATTGGGCACGAGAATATATTATTGCAGCGTATGATTTAGGAATTTTAAAAGGCTATGATGACGGAACATTTAAGCCAAGTGTAAGTATGTCACGTGTACAAGTGGTTTCAGTACTTGCCCGTGCGTTTGACTTAAAAGCTACAACGTCAGCACCATTCAAAGACATTAGTCAATACGATCAACAAACACAAATCGAAGTGGCAGCAGCCTATGAAGCGGGACTAATTAAAGAAAACGGTGGTTCGTTCAATCCTAAAGGTGAATTAACACGTGCTCAATTGGCATTAATGTTACTACGCTTATCCAATAATTTAACGGGAGAAGAATATACGCCAACAGCTTCAATGCCATTTAAAGATATGGCAAAATATGATGACGAAACAAAAACAGCAGTAAACTTTTTGTATGAAAGTGGTATTGTTGAAGGAACAAGTGCAACAACATTTGCTCCAGCAGATAAGGTAACACGTGCGCAATTAGCAAAAATTATTATGTTAGCCTTATCTGAGCAATAA
- a CDS encoding alpha/beta-type small acid-soluble spore protein, which yields MSSYQISIVKVIHLSHILAEDIFLKPAYINGKGGAIMTQIQNKLQQMKLEIAAEFGIENYDLIDKGELPSRMNGKIGGEMTKRLIELGKMQLVQMSQRELVPILVKREQVMKKQLMLPWPEQYSGDFLPAHFHYNSQKNNFYK from the coding sequence ATGTCATCGTATCAAATTTCCATTGTTAAAGTTATTCATTTATCTCATATACTAGCTGAGGATATTTTTTTAAAACCTGCTTATATTAATGGAAAGGGAGGTGCGATTATGACCCAGATACAAAATAAACTGCAACAAATGAAATTAGAAATAGCAGCAGAATTCGGAATTGAGAACTACGATTTGATTGATAAAGGTGAATTACCTTCTAGAATGAATGGTAAAATCGGTGGTGAAATGACCAAGAGGCTAATTGAATTAGGAAAAATGCAATTAGTTCAAATGTCGCAACGAGAATTAGTACCTATACTCGTAAAAAGAGAACAAGTTATGAAAAAGCAACTTATGCTTCCTTGGCCTGAACAGTACAGTGGGGATTTTTTGCCAGCCCATTTTCATTATAATTCCCAAAAGAATAACTTTTATAAGTAA
- a CDS encoding CHAT domain-containing protein — protein MNDLPTSSTIANTVLRKKKELSKLQSDKASEIKKVADLEKKITFARKSILRTKNSSTIQSKTREIERYNTQLSKVSQKISGIEKKIAQKSTEISAEESKLHREESREIKKRMEFEKKQLSEIENMQVSISKHEQLHHQTQTEIAELKNIPEKITVLFIASNPLDSHPLRLDEEAREIETKIRQSEYRNSIEFVTKWAARPLDILQGINEINPTIIHFSGHGSDEDQLVLQDNAGNAKFVSKEAIVQSMVTTSDDIKLVFFNTCFSYNQAYSVTEYLDAAIGMNTSIGDEAARVFSAQFYSALGFGYSVEKAFKQAKAALMLEGIEEENTPELYGKEGIDLKKLILVKP, from the coding sequence GTGAATGATTTGCCAACGTCTTCGACTATCGCTAATACCGTTTTAAGGAAAAAGAAAGAATTATCTAAATTACAATCAGATAAAGCTTCAGAAATAAAAAAAGTTGCTGATTTAGAAAAGAAAATTACTTTTGCGAGAAAGAGTATTCTAAGAACCAAAAATAGCTCAACAATTCAATCTAAAACACGGGAAATAGAAAGGTATAATACTCAATTAAGTAAAGTAAGTCAAAAAATTTCAGGTATTGAAAAAAAGATAGCTCAGAAATCTACTGAAATATCTGCTGAAGAAAGTAAATTACATCGTGAAGAATCGAGGGAAATAAAAAAAAGAATGGAATTTGAAAAAAAACAGCTTTCTGAAATTGAGAATATGCAAGTTTCTATTTCTAAGCATGAACAGCTCCATCATCAAACTCAAACGGAAATAGCTGAGCTAAAAAATATACCTGAAAAGATTACGGTACTATTTATAGCGTCTAATCCATTAGATTCACATCCTTTAAGATTAGATGAAGAAGCTAGAGAAATAGAAACTAAAATTAGACAATCTGAATATAGGAATTCTATAGAGTTTGTAACAAAATGGGCAGCTAGACCATTAGATATTCTACAGGGAATAAATGAAATAAATCCTACTATAATTCATTTTAGTGGGCATGGTTCAGATGAAGATCAATTAGTTTTACAAGACAACGCAGGTAATGCAAAGTTTGTTTCTAAAGAAGCTATTGTTCAATCGATGGTTACTACTTCCGATGATATAAAATTGGTTTTCTTTAATACTTGTTTCTCATATAATCAGGCTTACTCAGTTACAGAATATTTAGATGCTGCGATAGGAATGAATACATCTATAGGAGATGAAGCGGCTAGAGTATTTTCTGCTCAATTTTATTCAGCTTTAGGGTTTGGCTACTCGGTAGAAAAAGCATTTAAACAAGCAAAAGCAGCGTTAATGCTAGAAGGAATTGAAGAAGAAAATACACCTGAGTTATATGGTAAAGAAGGAATTGATTTGAAAAAGTTGATTTTAGTAAAACCATAA
- a CDS encoding DUF1883 domain-containing protein — protein MQFLHKRMFLREGQRVRVTLNRPANVKFMSDSNFSNYRNGRKHSYFYGQVINNTVIIPASSTGMWNITIDLGLAGGSIRHSIEII, from the coding sequence ATGCAATTTTTACACAAACGAATGTTTCTTCGAGAAGGACAAAGAGTTCGAGTAACATTAAATCGGCCGGCGAATGTAAAATTTATGAGTGATAGTAATTTTAGTAATTATAGAAATGGGCGTAAACATAGTTATTTTTATGGACAAGTGATTAATAATACTGTAATAATACCTGCATCCTCAACAGGTATGTGGAATATTACAATAGATTTAGGACTTGCAGGTGGATCGATACGACATTCTATTGAAATTATTTAA
- a CDS encoding DUF2188 domain-containing protein, protein MLGKNQHVTPKDGMWQVKGAGNSRATSIHQTQQQAIKAAQSIAKNQKSELFIHNREGQIRERNSYGNDPYPPKG, encoded by the coding sequence ATTTTGGGTAAGAATCAACACGTAACACCTAAAGATGGTATGTGGCAAGTTAAAGGCGCTGGTAATTCACGCGCAACTAGTATCCATCAAACACAACAACAAGCAATTAAAGCAGCGCAGAGTATTGCTAAAAATCAAAAAAGTGAGCTGTTCATTCATAATCGTGAAGGCCAAATTCGTGAAAGAAATAGTTATGGCAATGACCCATATCCACCGAAGGGGTGA
- a CDS encoding recombinase family protein: MSKEEYIIVYSRVSSAAQSLSMQISLAKQYLERENIDSSEVQFIDDHDVSATKLSMYDRKGLNKLIKQIKADKAHKVIVYKRDRLARNFYEYSELAKLFINYNLEVIFTASDEPPFSNNLALESFYGIFAQMEGNSIKSRTDDVRKQYPSNIFGYIRNKNEGLVTYTANPEKADVVRSLFEKAASITSAEMFIDFLIEKHPFKFEQKIKVLTNSFYAGYFQKNELFQKLSHVEPLTDLSSFKKVNSIIDTYLKDFNNALNLTPTLMYKLPKCDYCKNTMKVKRQHPLDSGQIYCSNGHKKVEISIVEYNQQISLTLHEELLKFKHSHLRKIAVNTLKGEKVALEQQLKQLKNNYQNALLDLTSSFDSVDARYDKSLATLDLLKNSISITLDEITMIDNLIEEIKTLTDYLNSFNLTLSTEDLINIATLLVEDIHVGHDFTSITLFLTATENGVT; encoded by the coding sequence ATGAGTAAAGAAGAATATATTATTGTTTACAGTCGAGTTAGTTCTGCAGCGCAAAGTCTTTCAATGCAAATTAGTCTCGCAAAACAGTATTTAGAACGTGAAAATATCGATTCAAGTGAAGTTCAATTTATCGATGATCATGATGTATCAGCAACAAAACTATCTATGTATGATAGAAAAGGATTAAATAAGCTAATAAAACAAATTAAAGCTGACAAAGCACACAAAGTAATTGTTTATAAACGAGACAGACTTGCGCGAAACTTTTATGAGTATTCTGAGCTAGCAAAATTATTTATTAATTATAATCTTGAAGTAATTTTTACAGCTTCGGATGAACCACCATTTTCAAATAACCTAGCATTAGAATCATTTTATGGTATCTTCGCACAAATGGAAGGTAATAGCATTAAAAGTCGTACAGATGATGTTCGTAAGCAATATCCTTCTAATATTTTTGGTTATATACGTAATAAGAACGAAGGCTTAGTCACTTATACTGCTAACCCTGAAAAAGCTGATGTGGTTCGTTCATTATTTGAAAAAGCTGCTAGTATTACATCGGCAGAGATGTTTATCGATTTTTTGATTGAAAAACATCCATTTAAGTTTGAGCAGAAAATAAAGGTATTAACAAATTCTTTTTACGCTGGTTACTTCCAGAAAAATGAGTTGTTTCAAAAGTTATCACATGTAGAACCTTTAACAGATTTAAGCTCTTTCAAAAAAGTAAATAGCATCATTGATACGTATTTAAAAGACTTTAATAATGCCTTAAACCTAACACCTACACTAATGTACAAGTTACCAAAATGCGACTATTGTAAAAATACAATGAAAGTGAAACGACAGCATCCTTTAGATTCCGGTCAAATTTATTGCAGTAACGGTCATAAGAAAGTAGAAATCTCAATTGTAGAATATAATCAGCAAATTTCACTAACTTTACATGAAGAGTTACTAAAATTTAAACACTCTCATTTACGTAAAATTGCAGTTAATACTTTAAAAGGCGAAAAAGTAGCGTTAGAACAACAATTAAAGCAACTAAAAAATAATTACCAAAATGCTCTATTAGATTTAACTTCATCATTCGATTCTGTAGATGCACGATACGATAAATCTTTAGCAACACTCGATTTATTAAAAAACTCAATTTCAATAACATTAGATGAAATTACAATGATAGACAACTTAATTGAAGAAATAAAAACCTTAACAGATTATTTAAATTCATTCAATTTAACTTTAAGTACTGAAGATTTAATAAATATAGCTACATTACTTGTAGAAGATATTCATGTTGGACATGATTTCACCTCAATTACATTATTTCTTACAGCAACAGAAAACGGAGTAACTTAA